Below is a window of Excalfactoria chinensis isolate bCotChi1 chromosome 9, bCotChi1.hap2, whole genome shotgun sequence DNA.
TCACGGTCAGAGAGGATGACAAGCCACGGGAGGAAGACGTGATCTGGCTCTCTGGCTCTCTCTCGCTTCCTGGCAGTGTGTGGCTGTGCTCCCCAGCCGTGCGCCTTCAGCTCAAAGTAGACCTCTCAGTTTCGGACATTCTCTCTCTTATTTgattagcctcagtttcaattatATGGTAATAtactgtgttatcttgcattccgatatcatatttagtaaaattaagttttcctcctcagatcattgccattgttctgtttttgggcccagctcccatctccccacccttccccttttcccttcccatttggGGGCCGGGGGCCTACAGGCctgctgccccctgtcatgggcacagattgatctagataactctgtgacaacTCCACATATAATTTTGTACATATAATTTAGTATATAATGCACTGTTCAACTCTGCcatatattttgaaaaatatacaaACCTGCTTTTATCACATCAGAGATATTTGACAGGTGGCTGCCGATTACTTAACAGCTTAGGACAACATCAGACATTCCTGTAACTTCATTTTAAACTACAAAATGAACATAAATCCATATAAAATACAACAGATTAAACAAACTTCTTCCAAGGGAAAAATCAGGTATCAACTCAATCTGCCACCGCGTGAAACATGAATATAAAATAAGTTACAATTAGTAATGCCTGCATTGTCGAGCTATGAACTGGTCGAATGAAATCTTAAAAAAACTATACAGTATTATTGCACTCCATGAATGTGCAGTATCTGGAAACACGCCAGCACTGAAAGAGTTCTTTCATTAAGGTTTTTTCAGGAGGCACAACGTGACTGCAAGAGAAGCATCCAGTCTGTACCAACAGCAAGCTGTCTTCAGTACAGGCCTTCATTGGTCTGAGACACGCGGCCCGGGAAATCACCGCTTAATGCCTGGAAATAGAGACACAGCAGCACCATCAGCAACAACACTGGGCTCCGGTCAGCCAGCCCTAACAAAAAGGGCACATCTGCACAACTCAGAAATCCATGATGGATCTTATTTCCGGCACTGGCACTGCCAAAGTAACAATCTCTCTGAACTGCTCTCCCCAGTCCACAAAGCTGCACGAGTACCAGTGGAGGGAGAGATCAATCGGGCAGGAATGTGGGCTTAGTGGTCAAAAGGCCGAGCCCTGAGCAAAGAGCAACAGCACAGCAAGCCCTGGTTACACAACATTGTTTCCTACAAGGGGTGAGGCTGCCTGAAGTTCTTGGGCAGTGCTCAGGCTTCCCCAAAGCACACCTCCACATACCATGCCCTTACCTAGGTAACCGCCATTCTGCAGAAGGTGAACTGTTAAACAGAGCTCCAAAGGAAGCCTGTGCAGGTGTCTGAACACAGCCAGGCCATTCACTACTGCAGGTGGGACCAACTGAAAATTCctagcacttttttttcctttaaacactTTTCAATGAACAAATATCAAAACCGATTTACATCTGAGTCCAGAGCCACCGGTTGATGGGTGCAAGACTTACAAGAAGTTTCAGTGCTGATAGATGGGGCTATGATCGATGGTGAGGCATTGACTCCATGTGCACATTGAGCTTCATTTCATTATCAAGAATTTGTACAAGCTGCTGCATGGAAGGAAGGTGGCCAGACTCTAGCTTAGACCACACTGGAACATCTATCGCAAAACACAGGAAGGGAGAAAGCACAATTACACTGAGGAAGTCAGAAACATATCAAGCGACATTAAACAAACAAGACTGAGGAAGTTATGCAAGCTGGTACTACTTTATGTTGCAATATCTGCCTCAACAGTGCTTCAGGTCTCTGGATAGGCTACAACACAAAGCAAGAGTCTAGCACTTCCATTTAGAAGTCTGCCATATGAATTTAGAGATTGGAAATATCCATGCCTATGAGCAGAATGTCTAAAAACCTAACAGTGAGTGGCAGGATAGCATCCCAAGTCTCCAAACCACAGCCCCAGGAAGGCTCTGCTACCAATTCAGATCTGAGATTTAGGACCAAGTTCAACTACTGATACAGCGTGGTCAGTCTTTACGTAGGCTCTGGAGTATACAGCTTGACTTAGGAACTACGACACTGAAATGCACCCTGCACCATTAtaaactgagaaacaaaacactgagcCAGACAGACTCATACCTACAGCCTGAAAAATTCTGTCATCTGCAAGCTTACGTAATCTCTAAAACCGCAGAATTACTCGAAGGCAGAAGATCCACAGACTGTTAACCTGAGAAATCATACTGCTGCTCCCTCGTGATGGAAATTCTGGGAATACCAGCAGCTTCACCGTGACTGAAGGTCTAAGCCTTATAATAAAACAGGACAGGGAAACATCTAATGAACTGCTTCCCTAGTTGATGACTTCTTCCTTAATGCACAtcacaagcaaagaaaacataataTAGTTACTCCATGCGATCAAATATTCccttaaatatgtttttttttcatttttaaatagatgCAATTAAGTATAAATGACATTATAAGACTTACGTGATTTTCATCAATTGTTATAACACCCATAGCTTCAAAATGGAAGGCACTACCACACACATCACATTGCACAGCACCACCCCTCACTCCTGACAGCAGCTCTCACAGATCTGAGTGTACACATGCAGCACAAGGACCCCAGAGCAGGAACTTGTTGTCTCACCATTCAAAGTTATTTCAAATGCACCCGTTGACATACACTGGTTCTCAATCATGTTGCTCAGGAAGAAAACCATCATACAAGCATAAACCTGGAAGAGAACAGAGAGAATCCCAGACACTTCGGCCATGTAAGTCATAgcttattttcttcacttgTAACAAGTGCTGTAAATGTACGTGCACCCCTGAACTTCCCCCTGCAATTGTATCACGTGGCCTTAGGGTGGCACGGCAATCTTCCTTTcaccttctttttctgcaaagatTTTGCACACCATCTTCCCAGGACAGGCATCAAAACAGCTCCAAAATCAGCTCATAATTCAAAGAGGCAAATTCCACCCTCCTGCCCCCTTCCTCCTCAAACCCCTGCCCACCTTAGCAGCCAGTCTGCAGAAGCACATGGCTGAGGCAGCACAGCTGTCCCTACAAGTTGCCTGTCATTTTCAGAGTAACACTCAAATTTAACGCTGATCGCAGGGGCCAGACAAGGTTAAATTTCTTCTATTCATGCCAACTGTCAACCCTGGAGCATTTCTTTAAAGTGATCATTTAGAACTGCCTGTATTGTAGTGTCTCAGGATGAAATGATGCAATCCTCAGCAACACACCACCTCTAATCCCCTTTCCATGCACATTCACGCTGCTTGCTGCAATACCAATGAGGTTAGCACAGGGGGCATTCATTGCTCAGACCATCACAGGCAGACTGCAACctgcccagctcagccctgctcttAGTCTGTGTACTCAAGCAGGATACGTTACATCTTCTGTCCATTCCAGCTGGCTCAAGACACAGCCCCACCACACCGGGTAGCTGCTTGAAAGTCTGTGCGCCAGCAGAACATGTAAAGGTTATCAAGCTTAACATTGCTTTTGCTCAGTAAAATAAACCCGGAATAAGGTTATTCTAAATCAGAGCACGATGACATGAATCCGCTCGCATCATCAGCACTGACTCACAGGGGTATTCATCCCACAAGGAACAGTCTGTCATGCCCAAGTATGTTCTGCAAAAAACCCATAGAATTTCAATTTGATCTTTCTAACCATGAAATTGCACAcctaattcattttaaaaccagatGAAAGCAAGAACTACAAAACAGTCGTAAGacaacagagaaaggaagcagcagttttAGCAGCACCAGCATGAAACTCTACCCGAGCCattagtaaataaaaaataaaaccacggTGCTCTTAGTAACTGCTGCCTTCCTTTAGCAACCCATGCTGCATCTTTACCAGCAGTGCTGACTGCAGATGTCCTTCTACAGCGTCACCAGCTTGGAAAAATGCTAGGAATCAAACCAAAAGCCACAGGAGCCCGAGGGCTCTGTTGAGATCAGTGCATGAAAGTCAGGTCAGTGACAGCGCTCAGTTCCCCACAGCATTCTCACAAATCCATTCTGACATAgcttttcaaaaacagaagacagTCTGCAGTTTACCTTGTTTTCTTGGCCCCACTGCCAGATGCTTGGAGCTTGCATgccaaagaaagcaaatggatCCTTGCCGACAATTATTAAGCCTATTAATACTAGTTTGAAGACAGACAGGAAGGATGCTATGTGCCTAttaaaagacaacaaacaaaagtgACTTAGGAGGTTCCCAGTTATGCTTCACCACACACTGCTGCCATTTGCCCCATCAGAGCAGTTTTCATAACGTGCCATTGTGTTTCAGAGGAAACAGAGAACTTTTCAAGTAAATTTACATGCCTGTAAATGATTCACGAAGGCCCCAAAAGCAATGCATAGTAACAGGAACACACACCCTCAGGATGGCACCAGTGTGTGCCAAAGAGGCGGATTGGCTCTTTTTTTCCAACCAGACCTCAAACAGAAGTCTGCTTTCAGCTTCCATGTATCTAAACCGGCTGATACATTTGTATCTAAAAGAAGCTGTTACATGttacagatacacacagagcTGACAGGCAACACTTGCAGTTTTCTGGTTTCCAGAACTCTACAGTTCACTGCTGGAGGGAGATCCACAGCCAGAAAGGAAATTAACATTGCAGTTTTCAGTCTGGTACCCTTCCAAACATTGTCACTATTATGGCAATTAGGTCAGGAAACGGCTCATGAGCCACAGCACAAACTCCGGCATCACTGCCCAGCAGGCACACCAATGTTTAAACAGCAGCACGTGCACACTGCTCATGCTGTGCTTCAGAGCCCCCTCCGCACGAGCAGCCATcaggcacagctgcagcccctaCAGCCTCAGCGTGCCGTGGGACACAGGGTGAGCCACAGAGATAACGAGTGGGAATGTATGTGCAGGTAACAAGTGGGAATGTATGTGCAGGTAACAAGTGGGGATGTATGTGCAGGTAACAAGTGGGAATATATGTGCAGGTAACAAGTGGGAATATATGTGCAGGTAACAGGTGGGAATTACGTGCAGATACACCGCGACAAAAGCTGCAAACCGTGCTCCCGGTGTTTCCCTTCAGGCTGCCCGGTGGCACAGCCGGCCGTGTCCATCAGGCCGCATCCCACGGACCGTGGCGCTCCGCAGGCGGTGTCAGCGCACGGCCGTCCAAAGGGCGCCCAGGAGCTGCCGTGCAGGCGGAGCGGCTCGATAGGCCTCCGGACGTTTCCATTTTGGTTAACTGCGAACGCACGCGATGGCAGCACCGAGACAGGCGTGCGCGGCGGAGAGCGAGCAGCGAGCGGCGCTTACCTATAGATGGGCTGGGGCAGGTAGTTCTCCCCCTCGATGCGGATGTCGGGGTACCGCTGGCTGATGACCCGCATGTACTCCTCAAACACCCGCCGGTAGCCTCAGGAGACGCTGCGTGCGGACAGGAGCGTCACGGGGCGGCCCGCAGCAATCCGGCCCGCAGCAATCCGCCCCGCCGGGCCCTCCCGCTGCCTCCCCCACCTCCACCGCCACCGCCACCGCCCCCATCCCCGGCAACCGCCGCCTCGCGCTGAAGCCGCCGCCCGCCACCACGGCCCAGGCCCGgtccgcccgcccgccccgcggctCGGGGCCTAGCCGCGCTGGATGCCCGTCCCGCCCGGCGCCGCCATTTTGCGGCGCGCTCACCAGATCTGGAACTTGAGCAGCGGCCCGGTGGCGTAGGCCATGCGCAGCTTCTTGGCCGGCAGCCCGCCCTGCTCCGCCGAGCCGCCCGGGCcgcccagcagcagcatcccgAGCAGCAGCACGAGCCGCAGCCGCAGCCCGACCGCCCGCATCGCGCCCGCCGCACAACAAGGTCACGCGAGCGCCGCCCGCTCCGCGCAtgcgccgcccggccccgccccgcccccgcaGTGCGGGAGGAGCCGACGCGTGTCCGCGCTCCGCCGCTCACACCGGATCCCGGCCCCGCTCCCAACGCGCCGGTTAAGCCCAACCCGCCGCGGAATCGCGCGGAGCCGCCAGCAAACGTGACCGCGAGCTGCCCGAGACGGGACGCTGAGAAGCCGGTAACGGCTGGCGGGGACAGCACGGCTCCGTCACTGTGTGCGACAGGGAACAACAGAGCCGCTTTTTCTATTAAATGCTCTTTATTTctatctgcagcagctccctgtaAACCAAGAGCAGCTCAGGGCGCTGCTGGGTGCGcgggcacagcacagctcacacagCGCCCTCAGGCTGCTGCCAAAAGGCAAATCTGACACCTTCGGCACCTGCACTCACTGCTGGATCCGGTCCTGGCGTCCAGCTGGTGTGCGCTGCATTCCCGTGTCAGCAGCACACTGGGCTCCCGCGCAGCgtcacagccccagctccaagTCCTCCAGCTCCTGGAGCAGCGCGCTTTCCTTCTGAATCTTCTCCAGCtagaaggaaaagcacagcGCCAACAGCTGTAGCTCCTACAGGAAACCAAAGCAGCAGTAACCGTGATGGTactgcactgctgcctgctggtcAGCGGGTTATCACAGCACGTCATAGCAGAGCACATCTATTGGCTCTCCTTGTAGCTGAAGCCCAGTCAGGAACACAGAGCTGACTTTGTAATGCGTTGTACTGCCATCACACCATCCAGCATGGCTGCACAGATTAACGCACAAGGAATGGGAGGAAACATGGCAAACGAGACTCATAATATACCCAGGAGCAAACAACCTTATCAGACAAATGCAGAACACCTCACTTGGGGGCGAGGGGGTGCTCAGAAACAAAGACAGGGATCCCAACTAACTGAACAGCAGGTAAGCTCTGTGCATTCTGCTGAGTGCTCGCTGCTAGGAACTCCGTGTCTCTGATTCTGAATTTACAAGGATGCAGCAGGTCAAACTCTTACAAAATGTCAGCAGTATCATCACAAAGAGCTGCGCAGCAAACGTGGGGCCAAAAAAAGAACTGTACAAACGTTAACAGTACCTGatttttctccagctgtttgccagcagctgcctgctccttcagctgctcaaTTGCCTTTAGTTTCTGCAAACAAAGAAGCACATAGGTAAGCCCAAACCAGAAAAAGCAGTCCTACAAGTTCCTGCACATGCAATTGTGAGATTTACCAGGAGGCTGATCTCAGTGTGGAAGGCACATCTCCTTGAAGCATCTCCAGATGTTCAGCCCAGAACATCCCACTaataagtgatttttttcccccaaggaCGTGACAACTTGAAGAACAGGAATGCCTGTTTCTGAACACCACCACACACCATCTGACCGAAGGGCCAATGCCATTCCCAGAAGCAACTCCTCCAACACTTTCCCTCTTTACTACACATGCTCCTGAGAAGGCTGAAGCATCCACGAGAACATGAAAAGCGGGAGGCAGCCAAGACAGAAAAACCTCTGATGGATCTTAGAGCAACAGAGAAGATTCTCCAGCCTGAATAGAGCAACTTCCAATCTGAAACTATTTCCATCCAAGAATTTCCAAGACCAGCAGTGAACCCTGCACtcacaccactcagcttaggGAAGAAATTCAAAACCACACACAGTTAAGCTACATTCTTTCTTCTCAGCTGTGAGGATTCTGTTGCACATGCAGCAGTATTCATAACAACATACTGGAATGCTCTTCTATGCACTTCTGAGCAGCTTTTTCACTGTCTAGGCTGACAAGAGGAGACACAGCAAATGATGACTTCTACTGTTTCACAagatggaaaagcaaaggaagttGGTTGTCAGATTCAGCAGATTACCATCTATGTAAGTGCTATCCTGCTGAGCTCAAGTAACATTACAACCAGCCTAGATCTTAAAGACCATCTCTTAGAGAAACACGttgctcagaaaataaaacaaagcccCCTTaccttttttaaattctttattttcttgtcaaTTTCAGGATCTCCCGACGTGACGACAGGCACAGCACTTCGTGCTGCATTCTGGGATGCtgaggactgtgtggattccTGACTGCAGTCAGCTTTGGCCTCCTGTAAGTTTAAAGAATGTAACACTAATCGATCACACTACCTACTGATTACAATGGACTTGACGGATCTTTGCAATCATCTGAATTGATCTACttaatatttcttccttctctgattTGCTACCATTCTCCATAATTTGTAAGTGAAttgctg
It encodes the following:
- the SELENOT gene encoding thioredoxin reductase-like selenoprotein T yields the protein MRAVGLRLRLVLLLGMLLLGGPGGSAEQGGLPAKKLRMAYATGPLLKFQICVSUGYRRVFEEYMRVISQRYPDIRIEGENYLPQPIYRHIASFLSVFKLVLIGLIIVGKDPFAFFGMQAPSIWQWGQENKVYACMMVFFLSNMIENQCMSTGAFEITLNDVPVWSKLESGHLPSMQQLVQILDNEMKLNVHMESMPHHRS